The region TCCACAAGCAAGtcaaacaaaagattttttcacaaaataaactggttgcattattattattactgcTGGAGTCCAAATAGTATGGAATTCCTTACACTTGTCTGCTACAAGTAAAATGAATGCATACAATGTGACAAATTGACATAATAGGAAAACATCATAATGTCTTACACTGCTCAttgaaattatcatttttttggaCATTAGTAATGTACAAATGATAGGAGTTACATGACTCCAAGGTGGAAGAATGGACAACAGAACACCCAAACTGAACCACTAAGCTTCCCTGCATTTTTTTGCTCAAGTAAATTATGAAGTTCGATTTTGGAAAGGTATCGATGTCCCTTACGAATATAATCAATCAATTATGGTTACAAGTCATGCGAATATTTCTCAAATCGATGGCATATATTGAGACAGCATCCACATTGCTGCAATTGAATATCTAGGGTCATTCAACGAAATCCTTAGATACCTCTGAGAAATAAGACTTTGTTTCATTATCAACAGAATCACAATAGAATTATTTCCAATACTAGAGAAGAAGACATTCACTCATTCAGTTTCCCCCGGGTTCCAAGTCTCCAACATAATTGACACAGAAGACTTGGTTTctagaaattaaaaacaaatactCCCTCCATCCAATATTTTTAGTCCTCTATTATATTTTGGGATGCCTCAAAGTACTGTCCATTTTGAAAAAGTCAATGAACACAATTTAAAAACTTCcttcattcattaaaaaaaaaaaaaaaaaacccttcctTTATTTGAAAAGCCAGCccctttttcatttgttttaatttagGTATAAATTAAGGAGAATAATTTTGGAAACTTTTATCTTCTTATGTAAAAACCCAACCCCTTAAAGTTGGATTTGTAAACATGACTAATAATATAGGAAAGAGAGAGTATTTGATGAATGATGACAGGCTTATAAAAGCTTATCTGGTTATTATGTTATATAAAAGGACTGAATATTGATTCTCaatcaaaagtgaagaaaacaTTTGGGGTCTGACCTACATCCACCTGGATAGACCATGTCCCATACTAACAAAACTTCATGATACGATATCTATATAGTATATTTTCCATGTTACCATTTTATCATGCAAACTtccaaaagagagaaatgaagcaacatctttttttgataagtagaaatGAAGCAACATCTCAATTGCCATTATTTTGCAATGGTTACGAAAATTACGGCAGATCCATGTTCTAAATCTGCCTTATTAGAATTCCCTTAATGGTGTGTTTGCATGATAGATTTTAAGATGAGATTTTACTTTTGTAATTTGGGAATTTCTAGTGTTCATTCTCTTGTTTGGATTAATAttagtcatttcaattttttttttggaattttgaactTGGGATTTTAAAGTATCTAAATCTCAGAGTTCAAATTCCATTACAGAATGtataattttacaaaatttctCGTTACCACTCTAATACTACTACTATACTCGTTAAACTGACACTACCAATGTTGTTGCAACTGTCATTACCACTACCACCACTACCATTGTCGCAACTGCCGCCCCCACAACTCACACCTTAACACTATACTACCGCCATCACCCAGTCGTTCCCATCATCGCCATTACCATGATCTTTGTAACCACTATAATACCCTAagattcttatttcttaatttttaaatatattcatTCAAACAATAGAAATTTAAATCAATAAGATAAGAATTCCCATTAATTTGAATTCCACCTTAAAGAATAATTCCCTTATAGGAAGTTctattttactcactgaaagCCAAGATGATTTAGAAAAATGTCCATAGATATCAAAAGCAACCCACAGTTGAAATGATTAAAGTGAACCAGTTACATAAGCTGCTTAAATCTGATCTGATCTGATCCTTTCAATTGCCCATCATTCTCCTCcttcaaaatcaattttttttatgttgaaatcAGCCTAATCCAATCTGAATCCTAATCTGGCACCACTGTGAAGCTTACACCTCAAGGTAAGCCCCAAGAAACCCCTTATAAAGCTCAAGTGCATGCCTCATGACTTGCACTAAATGCATTATCTCCTTCCTCGCAGAAATGATAACAACCATAAGAAAGTGAAGGACGGGCTTCTCTCATATTAATTTCATAAACTTTGGTCATTCCTTTCTCATCtttatttaagtaaaaaagATTACAAAATTAATTCTAGGGTCTTAGACATATAATCTCTGGAAGTCCTAACTCAGTACACACCTACGCATTAATTTTACTGCCTTGAACTACTTGTGCAAAATAGTGGGGTAACAACTTTAATGCAGAAAAAATGCAACGCATTCATAAACTGAACTCATGGCTAGCATCCAACATGCAAAGTGCAACAGAATTGGTAATCTCATGTGACCATATAAATTATTAAGTTTAACTAGTGATTAACATCATCATGGAAAAGATAATCCATGACATGATAATCACTGGGAAGCATGGATTCCTTTCCCCAAACTGAATTGGGTCAATGTATGCTTGTAATATTTGTAATAGCAACCTGACTATAACAAAGCTGTTGACAGAAGAAACTCCTGATGAGGAGCAACTTTGGGGAAACTCACAGTCCAAAACATGCAAATGGATAGGAAAAAATCATGGTGAAGAAGCACACACCAATGGACCTTGACATTGCAAGAACTCCAAAAACACGATGCCCATTCCACTGAATGACCTTGCCTCCTGCTGCCTCAATTCTTGCATATTCATCTTCTCGATTTGGCTGAGATAATATCAACAACAAATTACATTAAATGGATATCAGTTGCCTTTAATCAATTATTACAACAAAAAGATGCAAAACTACTGTTAGAGGTCTCTTACTTTATGATCAACTGACAATGCCATAGGTTCTTTCCCACGACATAGAACTGCTCTTGAATCTCCACAGTTTGCTACAATGATATGTGATGAACAAATAATGGCAACCACAGCAGTAGAACCAACAGTTTCTGGAGCCACAGGCTCAAGACTAGCTTTTCCTCCAACTTCGTCGTCAACCTTTTGAAAACAATTGGTGAAAGCTTTTTTCCACTGCTCTTCGCAACTGCCCTTGATACTTCCATCACTTAGGCCTCCCTTAAAAAATTCTATCTCCTCAGCCAAAGCCATATGGACACGATCACGACAATAGTTTGCAACCTGAACAAATACGTTCCCCATGAGAATAAATTACTTTGCAGAAGGACATATATGCATTGATTCGGTagtaggaaaaaataaaattagaagagaaccaataaggaaaattaaataaatggcACCTGAGAGCCTCCATGGCCATCATAGACTCCAAAGAAATGAAGAGTCTGGTGAGGTAAAAAATTAGTCATGCCGTCAAGTACCCGGTCACCGATCAGCATTTGAACAGGAATCCTCAGAAAACGAGGTACCGCAGAAACTGCATCTTCCATCTCCGGTCTTCTTCCGCACATAGATGTAAATCCCCAAAGAGGCACATAATCCACCTCAAAAACGCTGCGGCCAGATGTTCCACTCATCGCTCTTTCCAGAGGCAACTGAAGAAGAGCCGCAGATGGCTTTGGATCAGAGCCATCGCCAATCTCTTCCTCAAGACTCACAGCCACAGCTACAGCAACAGGATCACTCACGATCTCTGTCTCATCATTTGGCTCCTCTGGATTGCTGGCCTTAGCAACAAGATTAACACCGCATAAACTCTTCCCAGTTTCTATGGAACTCTGTGTTCCTACATCAGAAGAAGCCTCAAGACACAACAAGATTTCCTCTCCACACAAACTACTGCACTCACTCGCCACTGAAAGAGAACAAGAGCTATCAAGAATCTGATCACCCTCCATTGACAAGGAATCATCTTCCTCGCTTTCTGGGGCTACTATCACATCATCCCCAGCAACCCAATTGCTTTCATTTTGAGATACCATATCCAACATAGGAACTCGTCCTCCCTTGTTCTCTTTCGGCACCGCAGCCGCCAAAATCTGAACTTCATTCGCCAAATCCTCATCACCAGCAGCAACCATCTCAGTGGAAGCCTTAGTAACAGAATCAGATAGTAATCCCCCCTTGTCCGCCATTAGCTTGAGTGTAGTGATATCTATGTGGGTAGCAATAGTTTGGTTATCACAGAGTGAATTACCTACTCTAAATGGCACTGCGACCGCCGGAGACATCTCCTCCATCAATATCCCTATCTAGGAAGTACAAAAAGTTACCCTCCCACCCCTTTAAAATCAAACAGCCTGTCATTTTTCAACTAATCCATCACCTTCTTTTCTAATCGAGAATGATCTTGGAATTGGAATGGTGGGTTTCAACCGCCCATTTCCCATGCCTAAGAAAATCAAGTTAGACCAATAGAGGAAGTAAATTTCAGGTGATGCAACTGTATGTTTGAGCTAAAAAGGCGGTGAAAGGGAAATGGGTAGTCAGATCTGGTCAACAACAGCGAATCCCAACTTCCACATATAGCAATACTAACCGAAAATGGATGGCATAGACCTGTTTAGACCTtatcaacttcttcttctctggAGTCTTCTTTATCTACCTCCATCAGCTACAATGAGAGAGAAACAACCAGAAAATAACTTCAAAACGGACACGCACACAaaccaaaattgaaaaaaaaaaaacaagtaaattACAATTGTGACAACagaagtaaaattaaatttgaaaccAACCCCTTATCCCTAACACAAGAAAGATAGAGAAAAAGGGGGGTCATGAGAAAGAAGCAAAGAAAGGCCGAGTCCCAAGAATCACAGGAAAACCCTAGAAAAGAAGCACCCTTTTTTCACAAATTACTTGATTTCCCTGGATCTGAGGCAACCCATCTCAGCCTCTTGCTCTTTagccagctctctctctctctctctctctcaaataattatgacaaataATCTAGAAAAGACGGTAAAAGAAAGAAACGAAACAAGAAGTCCACTACCTAATTTGTCAACTGAAGACTGAAGAGTCTTCtcctacctctctctctctctctctctctgtcttgatttaattctttctttcttatttctctCTTCCAGAGACTTTCACccatcaaagaaaaagaaaaaagaaaacgacTTTTAACATCTGAAAGCCATGAAACgaataaaaatatcaagaaaCAAGGTATCTGGGGTGACCGCTCaacattaaaaactaaaaagtacCATCTCAATGTGATTACTATGACTTCATTTTCTTGATAATACTTTTGTGTAAATGATGATCTGGGTGCTCAAACTTGGATTAGCAAGAAAATGAATTTGAGACAAAagcaaaaggccaaaaaataaaaaataaaaggcaagtcaGAGAGTGTGGTGGGTgcgtgagtgagagagagagagagaaatggacAGATGTCAAATCTAGAAGAGCATATTAAAGCATCTCCACCCATTTACATGCTCCTTCCCTTTTCACTCTCCAATCCCAACTCCAACCGAAAGGGACTTTTCCTGCATACATAACACCTACAACTGTACATCACTTTTTGGGTTTACCTCCAGATTGAAAAAAACCTTTTCAATTTGATGGATTTCACGCCCTACTTCGTATAATCTGAAAGCGAGATAGATTTTGATTGCTTTTGTAGTAGATtgaggtttctttttttcttaaaaaagaaagaaaaaacaattgaGATCTCGTTCAAATTAAtcacttttatatatgtgaGTTACAATTtaacttaatttaatttttttttttttttttttgggtacaaTTAATATTATGGTCAAATCGAAAacattttcaattgataaacttttatttttatttttaattttcgtaAAATTAGTTCccatttttaaaaccgtaaaatGGCCTTCAGAGCTCGCCTGAATTTGTCGCAGGAGTTCATTGAAAACCACTTATGGAAATTGCCTCCGATCAGTCCGCTGCCTGAGTTTGCAGAAATTGGCAAGCTGTTTTTGGCCGCCGAGCATTGTCTGCTGTCACTGATTTTTTGTACAAATGAAtcgtcaaaaaatatttttagcgaaattattttttgcaaaaattaattttgctgaatatatttttaacataaAACATTTTAGGTTGAAAAAAAACATAGCCTAAGTGAAAAAATTCCCAAGTTTGATGGTTCCTATTGTTTTAACCAAATATCATTGGCCGAcacgaaaagaaaaaagagagtatCTTTGGCCAAAAAGAAGGGAGCCACACTGATTCAAGTACTAGATATTCCAAATTCCTACTTATAAGCCAAACCTTCAACTACTAGATTTGTCTATGCGTCGAATTTGAATTGTGTcaagacataaatataaaattatatagattaattttaattcgatctctttaattaaatgggttaaacTTTTCAATTCTAACTCGATAATTTCGTGTATAAAAAATAGTCAGTCTAACGCCTGAAAATTATaatagacaaaagaaaaagataaattaaataCACCAAGTCCTACGAATTATAAACTTAATAGCCAGATTCCACAACTACAACTAGAGATGTACATGCGGGtggatatttttaaaaaaataatgattcactaccacctaaatatacaacttttcaccacattgtctatgtggcaaggtggtcccttactaactttagagtatttttatttttaaaaaataaaataaagtgggggacc is a window of Alnus glutinosa chromosome 4, dhAlnGlut1.1, whole genome shotgun sequence DNA encoding:
- the LOC133867177 gene encoding protein phosphatase 2C 50-like, with the translated sequence MEEMSPAVAVPFRVGNSLCDNQTIATHIDITTLKLMADKGGLLSDSVTKASTEMVAAGDEDLANEVQILAAAVPKENKGGRVPMLDMVSQNESNWVAGDDVIVAPESEEDDSLSMEGDQILDSSCSLSVASECSSLCGEEILLCLEASSDVGTQSSIETGKSLCGVNLVAKASNPEEPNDETEIVSDPVAVAVAVSLEEEIGDGSDPKPSAALLQLPLERAMSGTSGRSVFEVDYVPLWGFTSMCGRRPEMEDAVSAVPRFLRIPVQMLIGDRVLDGMTNFLPHQTLHFFGVYDGHGGSQVANYCRDRVHMALAEEIEFFKGGLSDGSIKGSCEEQWKKAFTNCFQKVDDEVGGKASLEPVAPETVGSTAVVAIICSSHIIVANCGDSRAVLCRGKEPMALSVDHKPNREDEYARIEAAGGKVIQWNGHRVFGVLAMSRSIGDRYLKPWIIPEPEVRFLPRAKDDECLILASDGLWDVMTNEEVCDLARKRILLWHKKNGVTLPTIRGEGIDPAAQAAAEFLLNRAMQKGSKDNITVIVVDLKAQRKFKSKT